In a single window of the Nicotiana tomentosiformis chromosome 8, ASM39032v3, whole genome shotgun sequence genome:
- the LOC138898230 gene encoding uncharacterized protein, with the protein MAKTSKSVPQKETPSSSKPTENILPFVAEEPTPEPLLKMFVPTRCLTRVDFKVEQTSSVPGRCEPVSRYICSVTDSVLDKVKDDCNWVSKHVVVPMPDEAITTHVEGLPKDVEMSPPSGDEDILPEPSVPRQDKEKKRKRVPSSPNSEKKKPKRRLVCKSKESASARDVPSDSLNRLRDESEEEEEAFELMTHVRSGIESPQTREGDGEEIVEASEFGRVEPVLPRAKEVDRETVADASQASVLQHKTFLRYRKELNQHEAETRDLTEKRDAYKFLSEKFQAELEAARKEHADLVEQAKADERVDQHKADVEAAQDQVRNLVEHMKWKS; encoded by the exons atggcaaagacttcaaaatctgttcctcaaaaagaaactcCCTCTTCCTCGAAACCGACTGAGAATATTTTGCCTTTTGTCGCTGAGGAACCGACACCGGAACCCCTTCTAAAGATGTTCGTCCCTACCAGGTGTCTAACCAGAGTCGATTTCAAGGTTGAGCAAACCTCCTCGGTACCGGGCCGATGTGAACCGGTCTCGAGATACATATGTTCGGTCACCGATAGTGTTCTCGACAAGGTCAAGGATGACTGCAACTGGGTCAGTAAGCATGTAGTGGTTCCTATGCCCGATGAAGCAATCACCACccacgtggagg GTCTTCCCAAAGATGTTGAAATGAGTCCCCCATCCGGTGATGAAGACATACTCCCCGAACCATCTGTTCCGAggcaggataaagagaagaagagaaaaagggtTCCGAGTTCTCCAAACTCGGAGAAGAAAAAACCAAAAAGGAGGCTGGTGTGCAAATCCAAGGAAAGTGCCAGCGCCCGGGATGTCCCATCGGATTCGCTCAATCGACTGAGGGAcgagtccgaagaagaagaagaagccttcGAGCTGATGACCCACGTGAGAAGCGGTATCGAGTCGCCTCAAACCAGGGAGGGCGATGGAGAGGAAATAGTCGAGGCCTCCGAATTCGGGAGGGTCGAGCCCGTTTTGCCGCGAGCTAAGGAGGTCGATAGAGAGACAGTGGCCGATGCTTCTCAG GCCTCAGTGCTTCAGCATAAAACATTTCTCCGATATCGGAAAGAGTTAAACCAACACGAGGCTGAGACTCGGGATCTTACTGAGAAGAGGGATGCCTACAAGTTCCTTAGTGAGAAGTTCCAGGCCGAGTTAGAAgcggctcggaaggagcatgccgacctggtcgagcag GCCAAGGCTGATGAGCGGGTGGACCAGCATAAGGCCGATGTCGAGGCGGCTCAGGACCAAGTGAGAAACTTGGTGGAGCATATGAAGTGGAAATcctga
- the LOC104094160 gene encoding hydroxyproline O-galactosyltransferase HPGT1-like isoform X1: MNGRGSSNRLSSTSGFRSRISFLMLSMFSTMAALYVAGRLWLDSENRVYLIEELDRRTGQGHSAISVDDTLKIITCREQQKRLAALQTELGKASQEGFVSKNLLDNSERDSKKKLLAVVGVSTNFGNKKNRDAIRKAWMPTGAALKKLEEEKGIVIRFVIGRSSSRGDSSDRAIDDESRRSNDFIIINDHVESPQEQAKKTKLFFVHAAENWDAEFYAKVNDNIYVNIDAVGAVLASHLDKPRVYIGCMKSGEVFSQPENKWYEPEWWKFGDGKSYFRHASGEIFAISKALAQFISINRSILRTYGHDDVSAGSWFIGLDVKHVDEGKFCCASWSSGLSLSLSLSLSLSPPLDIKDSEKENAIASFCSSY, from the exons ATGAACGGCCGGGGGTCCAGTAACCGTCTATCATCCACCTCCGGTTTCCGATCTCGAATTTCGTTTTTAATGCTCTCTATGTTCTCTACCATGGCTGCTCTTTATGTCGCCGGCAG GTTGTGGCTGGACTCTGAGAATAGGGTATATCTTATTGAAGAGCTTGATAGGAGAACGGGACAG GGCCATTCGGCAATATCAGTAGATGATACATTGAAGATCATAACCTGCAG GGAACAACAGAAGAGGCTAGCTGCACTTCAGACAGAGCTGGGAAAAGCCAGTCAGGAAGGTTTTGTATCGAAGAATCTATTGGATAACAGTGagagggattcaaagaaaaagcTTCTAGCTGTTGTAGGTGTCTCAACAAATTTTGGCAACAAAAAGAACAGAGATGCGATCCGCAAAGCATGGATGCCTACTG GTGCTGCTCTTAAAAAATTAGAGGAGGAGAAAGGTATAGTAATACGATTCGTCATAGGAAGAAG TTCAAGTCGCGGAGACAGTTCAGATAGAGCCATTGATGATGAGAGCAGGCGTTCCAATGacttcataattatt AATGATCATGTGGAGTCCCCTCAAGAGCAAGCAAAAAAGACAAAGTTATTTTTCGTTCATGCTGCTGAGAATTGGGATGCTGAGTTTTATGCCAAGGTCAACGACAATATCTATGTTAATATCG ATGCTGTTGGAGCCGTACTTGCCAGCCATTTGGATAAGCCTCGTGTTTACATAGGGTGTATGAAATCTGGCGAAGTTTTTTCACAGCC GGAAAACAAGTGGTATGAGCCAGAATGGTGGAAATTTGGGGATGGAAAATC GTACTTCAGGCACGCTTCCGGTGAAATATTTGCGATATCAAAGGCCTTAGCTCAATTCATTTCTATCAACAG ATCAATACTTCGCACATATGGTCATGATGATGTGAGTGCTGGATCCTGGTTCATCGGCCTTGATGTGAAGCACGTTGATGAAGGGAAGTTCTGCTGTGCTTCCTGGTCATCaggcctctctctctctctctctctctctctctctctctctccccccctAGATATCAAGGACAGTGAAAAAGAAAACGCAATTGCTTCCTTTTGCAGCAGTTATTGA
- the LOC104094160 gene encoding hydroxyproline O-galactosyltransferase HPGT1-like isoform X2 translates to MNGRGSSNRLSSTSGFRSRISFLMLSMFSTMAALYVAGRLWLDSENRVYLIEELDRRTGQGHSAISVDDTLKIITCREQQKRLAALQTELGKASQEGFVSKNLLDNSERDSKKKLLAVVGVSTNFGNKKNRDAIRKAWMPTGAALKKLEEEKGIVIRFVIGRSSSRGDSSDRAIDDESRRSNDFIIINDHVESPQEQAKKTKLFFVHAAENWDAEFYAKVNDNIYVNIDAVGAVLASHLDKPRVYIGCMKSGEVFSQPENKWYEPEWWKFGDGKSYFRHASGEIFAISKALAQFISINRSILRTYGHDDVSAGSWFIGLDVKHVDEGKFCCASWSSGSVCAAA, encoded by the exons ATGAACGGCCGGGGGTCCAGTAACCGTCTATCATCCACCTCCGGTTTCCGATCTCGAATTTCGTTTTTAATGCTCTCTATGTTCTCTACCATGGCTGCTCTTTATGTCGCCGGCAG GTTGTGGCTGGACTCTGAGAATAGGGTATATCTTATTGAAGAGCTTGATAGGAGAACGGGACAG GGCCATTCGGCAATATCAGTAGATGATACATTGAAGATCATAACCTGCAG GGAACAACAGAAGAGGCTAGCTGCACTTCAGACAGAGCTGGGAAAAGCCAGTCAGGAAGGTTTTGTATCGAAGAATCTATTGGATAACAGTGagagggattcaaagaaaaagcTTCTAGCTGTTGTAGGTGTCTCAACAAATTTTGGCAACAAAAAGAACAGAGATGCGATCCGCAAAGCATGGATGCCTACTG GTGCTGCTCTTAAAAAATTAGAGGAGGAGAAAGGTATAGTAATACGATTCGTCATAGGAAGAAG TTCAAGTCGCGGAGACAGTTCAGATAGAGCCATTGATGATGAGAGCAGGCGTTCCAATGacttcataattatt AATGATCATGTGGAGTCCCCTCAAGAGCAAGCAAAAAAGACAAAGTTATTTTTCGTTCATGCTGCTGAGAATTGGGATGCTGAGTTTTATGCCAAGGTCAACGACAATATCTATGTTAATATCG ATGCTGTTGGAGCCGTACTTGCCAGCCATTTGGATAAGCCTCGTGTTTACATAGGGTGTATGAAATCTGGCGAAGTTTTTTCACAGCC GGAAAACAAGTGGTATGAGCCAGAATGGTGGAAATTTGGGGATGGAAAATC GTACTTCAGGCACGCTTCCGGTGAAATATTTGCGATATCAAAGGCCTTAGCTCAATTCATTTCTATCAACAG ATCAATACTTCGCACATATGGTCATGATGATGTGAGTGCTGGATCCTGGTTCATCGGCCTTGATGTGAAGCACGTTGATGAAGGGAAGTTCTGCTGTGCTTCCTGGTCATCag GGTCTGTATGCGCAGCAGCTTGA